Sequence from the uncultured Draconibacterium sp. genome:
TGTGGAGTGGTTGATTTTACTAATCCTCAGGTAGCCGACTGGTGGGGCGATTATCAACAAAAAGTTCTCGATGACGGGGTTCGTGGTTTCTGGACCGATATGGGCGAACCGGCCTGGAGCAACGAGGAAAGCCTCGACCGCCTGAATATGAAACATCATTTGGGTATGCACAACGAAATTCATAATGTATATGGATTGACCTGGGACAAAGTAGTAACAGAACAGTTTGAAAAACACAATCTAAACACCCGCGTTTTTCAGATGACGAGGGCAGCTTTTGCCGGTATGCAACGTTACGCTTTTGGCTGGTCGGGCGATTCGGGCAATGGCAACGATGTTACCAACGGATGGAAGCAGATGGCAGCCCAATTGCCCATTGCCTTGTCAGCTGGCATGTGCGGTATCCCGTTCTGGGCAACCGATATTTCGGGCTATTGCGGCGACATTTCCGACTATGGCGCGATGAGTGAATTGTATGTTCGCTGGCTTCAGTTTGGCGCGTTCAATCCGCTGAGCCGGATTCATCACGAAGGAAACAATGCGGTGGAACCCTGGTTATTTGGCGAGGAGGCTGAGCGAATAGCAAAGAAGACCATTGAGTTGAAATACAGGCTCTTTCCCTACATTTATACCTATGCACGCGAAGCTCACGACACAGGAATGCCTTTGATGCGTGCGTTGGTACTGGAATATCCTGATGATTCTGAGGCAGCAAACCTGGATTCAGAGTTTATGTTCGGTGAAGAATTGCTGGTAGCTCCGGTTTTGGAAGAAGGTGCGGCGTTCAAAAAAGTTTACATCCCGGAAGGAGATTGGTTAGATTTCAATAATCCGCAAAACACGTTCACCGGCAATCAGTGGATTGACTACCCGGTTGAACTGGAAACCATCCCCATGTTTGTGAAGAAGGGAACCATCATTCCGCAAATGCCGGTCATGCAATTTATCGGGCAGAAAGCTGATTATCCGTTGTTGATTTCAGTTTTTCCGGCGGGTATCAATAAGAAGGCAAAATTTGAAGTGTATGAAGACGATGGCGAAACCAATAATTACAAGTCGGACATATTTGTGAAACGGAAAATACAATGCCTGACAAAACGAACAGGCCTGGAGATTAGTTGTAAAGAAGCTGTCTCGAATGGTTTTGTTCCTCAAAACAGGAATGTGGTTTACCAAGTTCACATGACTAAGAAACCGGTATCTGTTCTGTTGGCGGGTAAGAAACTAAAAACTTTTAGGCTTAAAAAGACGGAAAATATTTTGCCTGATACGATTGAAAAAGCAGAGTGGAGCTGGGATGAAACCAATGGAACTTGCGTTATCTGTGTCCCTGCAGGTTTAGTAGAACAAGAGGTTGTTATTGAAACTAAATGAAACCGATTTTAGAGATACTATGGTTACAACTAAGCTTTTAATTCTTTGCGGCCATTGGAGCTGTTTTAATAAACTAATGATTACCAACCCGATCTTCTCGATGGCAAGATCGGGGACAAATAAAACTATGAAGATGATAAAACTAATTACAACTGCTTTTTGCCTTTTCTTTTTTATGGTTGCGGCAAAAGCACAAACGAATAATCCAGTGGCTGATCCTGATGCTATTGTCACTTCAGGAACGATGAGGTTTACAGTATTAACACCTGAGATGATACGTATTGAGCAAAGCGATTCCAGTAAATTCGAAGACCGAGCATCGTTTGTAGTGGTAAATCGTCGTTTGCCCGTGCCTGCTTACAGTACTAAAACCGAGGCAGGGTATCTGTACATTTTAACCAGTAAACTGGAACTAAAATATAGATTGGATTCAGATCCTTTGGTGAATGATCCTTGTGACCCGAATTTACAAATTACCTTGAATGTAAATGGAGCCCCTGAAACCTGGTTTCCTACAAAAGTTGATCCTTACAACCTGAAAGGAACATGTCGTACGTTAGACGGTGCCGAAGGCGATGTGAGAAAGAGACTGGAGGATGGACTTATTTCGCGCTCCGGCTGGGCTGTGATCGATGAGCAACAGGCACGTAATGACGGTAGTTACAGTTTAATGTTCGATGGAAGCGATACGGTTGATTGGGTGGCTCAACGTGCCGATCCTAATTCAATGGATATGTACTTTATGGGCTATGGACATGATTATAAAAAAGCGCTTTACGATTTCACACTTATTGCAGGAAAAATACCCTTGCCTTCGCAGTATGTTTTTGGTTATTGGTATTCAAAATATCAACGCTATAGTGAACAGGATTTTCGTGACATTGTAAATGATATTCAGGCCAACAATATTCCGATGGATGTGCTGGTAATTGATATGGACTGGCATATGGACGGGTACAACAACCGCACCGACCAGACAGAATGGACCGGATGGACCTGGAACAAAGAATTGTTTCCCGATCCCCAGGGTTTCGTCGACTGGATACATAGCCAGAACCTAAAAACAACACTTAACCTGCACCCTGCCGATGGTATTGGTATTTATGAAGAAAATTTCACCCAATTGGCGAACGACCTGGGGGTGTCAACATCTCAAACGATTCCATGGAATATCGAGAATAAAAAATTCTATAAAGCATTCTTCAAAGATATTTTGCGGCCACTCGAAAACATGGGAATTGACTTCTGGTGGCTCGACTGGCAACAATGGATGATTGCCCGAAATGAACCGCATCTCGGAAATACCTTTTGGTTAAACCATGTTTTCTTCAACGATAAAAAATTCCATTCTAAAGATCGGCCATTGATATTTCACCGCTGGGGAGGGTTAGGTAACCATCGCTACCAGATTGGATTTTCCGGTGATGCTGCCAGCACATTTTCAACCCTGGCTTTTGAACCTTATTTCACAGCTACAGCCGCTAATGTTGGATATGGCTACTGGAGTCATGATATAGGTGGACACATGAAAACGGCTGATTCAAATAATCCTGAACTATACCTTCGATGGATTCAATACGGAGTGTTTTCGCCTATTCTGCGTACCCATGCAACTAATGATCCGTCAATTGAACGCCGAATATGGATGTACGACAATTTTCCGTTGATGCGTGAAGCTATTGAGTTGCGATATGCCCTGATTCCATATATCTATACTTATGCACGTTATTCTTACGATACCGGAATTTCGCTTTGCCGACCGATGTATTATGATTATCCTGAATCAGAGGAGGCTTACACTTTCGAAGGAGAATATATGTTTGGTAACGACATTCTGGCGGCTCCTGTTTGCAAATCTGCGGAAGGCGAGCCAACGGTCGGCCAAACCATCTGGCTGCCGGGAGGAACATGGTATGAAGTGGCAACCGATTCTCTGCTTTCTGGGAACCAGATCATTACACGTTATTTTGCCGAGGGACAAATCCCATATTATTATCGTAAAGGTGCTGTTATTCCACTGTACCCACCCATAAAACATCTTAATGACAGACCCACGAAGATTATTGTGCAGTTTGCCCCGGGAGAAAATGGTGAATGTTCGTTATACGAAGACGAGAACAACAACAGCAACTACGAGTCAGGGAGTTTTACTAAAACGCTTATTTCACAAACAACAGTTGACGGAGTCAGCACTTATACTGTGAATGCACGTACCGGATCATTTGCAGGAATGCCTGATTCACGTTCGTTCCAATTCGAAATGCTCGGCAAAAATGAACCTGCAAGTGTAACCGTAAATGGAAGCGATGTAGCGTATGACTACGATCCGAACACTCGGAAAATTGTAGTTGAGGTTGAAGGTGTGTCATATAGTTCATTACCATTACGTGTTGTAGTCGTTAATAACTAATTAAAAGACAATCAAATGAAACGAATTATCTTATTTCTGCTGGCTACATGCGCCGTTTTTACGCTACAAGCTAAAGACTGGACCATTATCGGAGAAGCACTGGAAAATGACACTACGCTTTTGGAGCAAGATGCTACCAATACCAATGTGTATAAGTATATGGGAGAAATAACTACCGGGGAGTTTAAGCTTTCTGATGGAACTAATGTTTATATCCCTGTCTGCGGTATAAATGACCCAATGGGACAACAGATAGGAATGGAAATACAAGTGGACACGAGTCAGGTTGGCTTTGGAGTTAAGTATGTAAACCCGTCAAAAATTTACATAATAACATTAGTCGATGGACCCGATCCTACATTAGAAGTTGAAGTAGCCGAAATTTATACGCATTTGTATATGGTAGGAGGACCGGTTAATACAACTGGTTCTGGCTGGCAACTCAGTGATGCGCTTGAATTGGAAAAGGATACAGCGGATCAGTTTGTTTTTTATTACCGTGGATTTTTAAAGTACAATAGTTCCGGTGATGAACCTGGCTCTATAAAATTTCTTACTTCAAAAAGTAGTTGGAGTCCGGCATTTCATCCTGCAGGTTCAGGTAATGAGCCACTGATCGGGGCAGCGAAAATGCGGCTGGATGGTGATGATACGAAATGGGAGATACCTGTTGACGGAAGTGGAAACGGATACTATGTTATTAAACTGAATACGCTCGAGGAAACCATTGAAGTGCAATTTACTCCATCGGATGCAGATTATCCTTCTGTCGTTTATTTAACAGGTGATGCCATGCCGTGTGGCTGGGTGAACGATTACCCCGAAACAATGACTACTACCAATCTTTTGGAAGGTAGATACCAATGGACTGGAAATGTGGTGCCCGGACAGTTCAAATTTTTGAAAGCAAAAAATTACTGGGGAAGTTGTTATGTGTCATTAGTTGAAGACCAGCTGATTGAATCTGGATGGTCATATCCTGTTATATACGAAGGTTGGGGTGAAACATCTGTGAACGATTATAAGTTCAGAATCTCCGAGGCGGCTACATGTACCATTTCCCTGGACTTGTTTGAGATGAAAGTTCGGGTATCGTATGGGACAACAGTTGGTATAAACGACTTGGAAAATCAAACAGGAAAATATAGCATTATCGGATATAATGGAACGATAAAAGCAAGTAGCCCCGATTTATTGCCCATGAAAATTATGGTTTATAGCATTGATGGGCGAATGAAATATAGTAACAGTTTTGTGTCAAATACCGAATTTAGAATTCAGAAAGGTTTCTACATCGTAGTACTTACTGACCTTCAAAATCGGGTATGCAAAAAGGAGAAACTTATTCTGTAGCAAAAGCAAAAAAAACAAAAATGAAAAAACTAATTTGGATCGTATGCTTACTGATTGGCGCGAGTGCTTGTCAAAAGAAACCTGAAGTCTTGTACCAGTCTGAAGCATTCACCGTTTATCCTGATAAAGTCGTTCAGGGAGATTATGAATCGAAAGTCGTTTCTCCGGGAAAAATGGTGTCGAATTACAGAAGTACAGTCAGCGAGCAATATTCACGTCTGATTGTGTTCAAATTCAGCATTAACGAGAAAGATAACGAGAAGATGTCAGGTCATGACCACTGGCTGATTATTGGTGACGGAGAACACGAATCGCCAATCATCCGCTTTGGTCAGGACGACGAGCCCAATCCGGGCGACCCGGGAACCAAATTGCCGGTCAACTATGAATATACCATTCGGTTGGATATGAACCCCGTTTTTGATCAGTTTAAAGAAAAAGGTTACTACGAAGCTTTCGACGGAAGCCGCGTGGCCAAGGAAGATTTTAAGCATGTCTACATCGCCGGTGGTTCGGAGCCTTTGACCTGGGATTTCTCCAACCTGGATGAAAACGGACTGGCTTTACAAGATCCCGACGGAGATGGGATTTATGAGTTGAAGCTGGTTTTGAATCCTTACGATACTACGCAGGATGTGACTAAAACATGGACTTTGTCTGAGGATATTTCAATGAAGCCAAGCTATCATTCAGATCAGCCGCTGGTGGATGCACTTTTCAATATGTCGCTTGAAGAAGCCCGCAAAAATATTGAACCCGACAGTACCTTGCGCACCGGTGCCAAATGGGGCGGGGTATGGACCCGCGATGTGAGTTACAGTACCTTGCTGGCGTTTGCTTATCACGAGCCTAAGGTTGCAAAAATCAGCCTGTTGAAAAAGGTAAAACGCAACCGCATTATTCAGGACACCGGTTCCGGAGGCGCATGGCCGGTTTCATCAGACCGCACCACCTGGGCACTTGGCGCCTGGGAAATCTATAAAGTGACCGGTGATCAGAAATGGTTGGAAACAGCTTACAATGTCATCAAAAACACCCTGGAAGATGATTATAAAACCATCCGTTCGGAAAAAACAGGTATGTTCTGCGGCGAATCGTCTTTCCTGGACTGGCGTGAGCAAACGTATCCGAAATGGATGTCGAACATGGATATTTACGTGTCGCAAAACCTGGGAACAAACGTGGTTCATTACCAGGCTCACATTATTCTGGCCGAAATGGCCAAGCAGTTAGGTAAACCGTATCAGGAATACCTGGATCAGGCTAAAGTAATTAAGGATGGAATTAATAAATACCTGTGGATGGCAGATAAAGGATATTATAGCCAGTACCTATATGGACGTACTTATCTGAATATTTCACCACGCTTCGAAGCCTTGGGCGAAGCACTGGCTGTTTTGTTTGATGTAGCAGATAGCACACAGGCAACATCCATTTTTGAGAAATCGCCTCTGACAACCTTCGGAACGACTTGTATTTATCCGCAAATTCCGGG
This genomic interval carries:
- a CDS encoding TIM-barrel domain-containing protein; this encodes MIKLITTAFCLFFFMVAAKAQTNNPVADPDAIVTSGTMRFTVLTPEMIRIEQSDSSKFEDRASFVVVNRRLPVPAYSTKTEAGYLYILTSKLELKYRLDSDPLVNDPCDPNLQITLNVNGAPETWFPTKVDPYNLKGTCRTLDGAEGDVRKRLEDGLISRSGWAVIDEQQARNDGSYSLMFDGSDTVDWVAQRADPNSMDMYFMGYGHDYKKALYDFTLIAGKIPLPSQYVFGYWYSKYQRYSEQDFRDIVNDIQANNIPMDVLVIDMDWHMDGYNNRTDQTEWTGWTWNKELFPDPQGFVDWIHSQNLKTTLNLHPADGIGIYEENFTQLANDLGVSTSQTIPWNIENKKFYKAFFKDILRPLENMGIDFWWLDWQQWMIARNEPHLGNTFWLNHVFFNDKKFHSKDRPLIFHRWGGLGNHRYQIGFSGDAASTFSTLAFEPYFTATAANVGYGYWSHDIGGHMKTADSNNPELYLRWIQYGVFSPILRTHATNDPSIERRIWMYDNFPLMREAIELRYALIPYIYTYARYSYDTGISLCRPMYYDYPESEEAYTFEGEYMFGNDILAAPVCKSAEGEPTVGQTIWLPGGTWYEVATDSLLSGNQIITRYFAEGQIPYYYRKGAVIPLYPPIKHLNDRPTKIIVQFAPGENGECSLYEDENNNSNYESGSFTKTLISQTTVDGVSTYTVNARTGSFAGMPDSRSFQFEMLGKNEPASVTVNGSDVAYDYDPNTRKIVVEVEGVSYSSLPLRVVVVNN
- a CDS encoding SusF/SusE family outer membrane protein, producing the protein MKRIILFLLATCAVFTLQAKDWTIIGEALENDTTLLEQDATNTNVYKYMGEITTGEFKLSDGTNVYIPVCGINDPMGQQIGMEIQVDTSQVGFGVKYVNPSKIYIITLVDGPDPTLEVEVAEIYTHLYMVGGPVNTTGSGWQLSDALELEKDTADQFVFYYRGFLKYNSSGDEPGSIKFLTSKSSWSPAFHPAGSGNEPLIGAAKMRLDGDDTKWEIPVDGSGNGYYVIKLNTLEETIEVQFTPSDADYPSVVYLTGDAMPCGWVNDYPETMTTTNLLEGRYQWTGNVVPGQFKFLKAKNYWGSCYVSLVEDQLIESGWSYPVIYEGWGETSVNDYKFRISEAATCTISLDLFEMKVRVSYGTTVGINDLENQTGKYSIIGYNGTIKASSPDLLPMKIMVYSIDGRMKYSNSFVSNTEFRIQKGFYIVVLTDLQNRVCKKEKLIL
- a CDS encoding glycoside hydrolase family 31 protein — encoded protein: MLRDSSEHIKRIFLRGIIFLLLWAGIIQVQAENIKPGACHSYQAQGNKVIFNCENNIQIEVENIGSGILKIWYDTDDFKRNNESFAVIKKVDENSAINVSEQPGSYEIYTGDLIVRIEKSPFQIRIFDKYQKLLMEDFHEYGFVADSTKISSFKTLKPNERIYGLGEKNGPLDRVGGQFKMWNSDKPCYATSEDPLYKSLPFFMSSSGYGIFFDNTFKTEYDFGVESDKYYSFSAPGGEMEYYFIYGPTYKQIISRYMELTGQPIMPPAWALGFAQCRGLLTNEQLTREIAKGYRDRQIPLDIIYQDIGWTQYLQDFEWRNGNYENPEKMLSDLETEGFKVIVSQDPVISQANKKQWNEADSLGYFTTDVRTGKTYDMPWPWGGNCGVVDFTNPQVADWWGDYQQKVLDDGVRGFWTDMGEPAWSNEESLDRLNMKHHLGMHNEIHNVYGLTWDKVVTEQFEKHNLNTRVFQMTRAAFAGMQRYAFGWSGDSGNGNDVTNGWKQMAAQLPIALSAGMCGIPFWATDISGYCGDISDYGAMSELYVRWLQFGAFNPLSRIHHEGNNAVEPWLFGEEAERIAKKTIELKYRLFPYIYTYAREAHDTGMPLMRALVLEYPDDSEAANLDSEFMFGEELLVAPVLEEGAAFKKVYIPEGDWLDFNNPQNTFTGNQWIDYPVELETIPMFVKKGTIIPQMPVMQFIGQKADYPLLISVFPAGINKKAKFEVYEDDGETNNYKSDIFVKRKIQCLTKRTGLEISCKEAVSNGFVPQNRNVVYQVHMTKKPVSVLLAGKKLKTFRLKKTENILPDTIEKAEWSWDETNGTCVICVPAGLVEQEVVIETK